Proteins encoded within one genomic window of Corvus hawaiiensis isolate bCorHaw1 chromosome 9, bCorHaw1.pri.cur, whole genome shotgun sequence:
- the DIRAS3 gene encoding GTP-binding protein Di-Ras3 yields the protein MPEQSNDYRVVVFGAAGVGKSSLVLRFVRGTFRETYIPTIEDTYRQVISCDKSICTLQITDTTGSHQFPAMQRLSISKGHAFILVYSVTSRQSMEDLHPIFDEICQIKGDIQKIPIMLVGNKSDDTQRELDASEGQALASKWKCAFMETSAKMNYNVQELFQELLNLEQRRTISLQVDGKKSKQQKKKDKLQGKCSVM from the coding sequence ATGCCTGAGCAGAGCAATGATTACAGGGTGGTGGTGTTCGGAGCAGCGGGGGTCGGCAAAAGCTCCCTGGTCCTGCGCTTTGTAAGGGGCACTTTCAGGGAAACCTATATCCCCACCATCGAGGATACGTACCGGCAGGTGATCAGCTGTGACAAGAGCATCTGCACCCTGCAGATCACGGACACCACGGGCAGCCATCAGTTCCCTGCCATGCAGCGGCTGTCCATATCCAAAGGGCATGCCTTCATCTTGGTGTACTCCGTCACCAGCAGGCAATCCATGGAAGATCTTCACCCCATCTTCGATGAGATTTGTCAGATTAAAGGCGACATCCAGAAAATCCCGATAATGTTGGTGGGGAACAAAAGCGACGACACGCAGAGGGAGCTGGATGCCAGCGAGGGGCAAGCGCTGGCCAGCAAGTGGAAATGTGCCTTCATGGAGACGTCAGCCAAAATGAACTACAACGTGCAGGAGCTCTTCCAGGAGCTCTTGAATCTGGAACAGAGGAGAACTATCAGTCTCCAGGTGGATGGAAAGAAAtccaaacagcagaaaaagaaagataaactGCAAGGCAAATGCTCTGTTATGTGA
- the WLS gene encoding protein wntless homolog, with protein MAGAIIENMSTRKLCIVGGILLVFQVIAFLVGGLIAPSPTTAVPYMSVKCIDVRKNHHKTKWLMPWGPNHCKKLKDFDEAVSRQIEANDIVFAVHIPLPSKEMSPWFQFMLFIMQLDIAFKMDNDLKENAEITLDVSLAYRDDMFNDWEEIAHAIEIRKLKCTFGSPKTVESEGRHYDCDFLPFMEIGSVAHKYYLINIRLPVNDRKGINVGIGEIKDIRLVGIHQNGGFTKVWFAMKTFLTPSILIIMVWYWRRITLMTRAPVLLEKVIFALGISMTFINIPVEWFSIGFDWTWMLLFGDIRQGIFYAMLLSFWIIFCGEHMMDQNERNRLSGYWKQVGPIAVGSFCLFIFDMCERGVQLKNPFYSIWTTEVGTELAMAFIIVAGICLCLYFLFLCFMVFQVFRNISGKQSSLPAMSKARRLHYEGLIFRFKFLMLITLACAAMTVIFFIVSQVTEGHWKWGDITIQVNSAFFTGIYGMWNLYVFALMFLYAPSHKNYGEDQSNGDLGVNSGEELQLTTTITHVDGPTEVYKLARKEAQE; from the exons ATGGCCGGGGCCATCATCGAGAACATGAGCACCCGCAAGCTCTGCATCGTCGGGGGCATCCTGCTCGTGTTCCAAGTCATCGCCTTCCTGGTGGGAGGGCTCATCG ctcccagccccacgACAGCTGTTCCCTACATGTCAGTGAAGTGCATTGATGTGAGGAAGAACCACCACAAAACCAAGTGGCTGATGCCCTGGGGACCCAACCACTGCAAGAAGCTCAAGGACTTTGACGAGGCCGTGAGCCGGCAGATTGAGGCCAACGACATCGTGTTCGCCGTGCACATCCCGCTGCCCAGCAAGGAGATGAGCCCCTGGTTCCAGTTCATGCTCTTCATCATGCAGCTGGACATCGCCTTCAAGATGGACAACGACCTCA AGGAAAACGCAGAGATCACCCTGGATGTGTCGCTGGCCTATCGCGACGACATGTTCAATGATTGGGAGGAAATAGCACATGCCATAGAGATCAGGAAGCTGAAGTGCACCTTTGGCTCTCCAAAA ACCGTGGAGTCCGAGGGCCGTCACTACGACTGCGACTTCCTGCCCTTCATGGAGATCGGCAGCGTGGCGCACAAGTACTACCTCATCAACATCCGCCTGCCCGTCAACGACAGGAAGGGCATCAACGTGGGCATCGGCGAGATCAAGGACATCCGCCTCGTG GGCATCCATCAAAACGGAGGCTTCACCAAGGTGTGGTTCGCCATGAAGACCTTCCTGACGCCCAGCATTCTGATCATCATGGTGTGGTACTGGAGGCGGATCACGCTGATGACGCGCGCTCCCGTCCTGCTGGAGAA GGTCATCTTTGCTCTGGGAATTTCCATGACGTTCATTAACATCCCCGTGGAATGGTTTTCCATCGGATTTGACTGGACTTGGATGCTGCTCTTCGGAGACATTCGACAGGGCATCTTCTATGCCATGCTGCTCTCATTTTGGATCATCTTCTGCGGGGAGCACATGATG GACCAGAACGAGCGGAATCGGCTTTCGGGGTACTGGAAGCAGGTTGGACCCATTGCTGTGGGCTCCTTCTGCCTCTTCATCTTCGACATGTGCGAGCG ggGAGTGCAGCTCAAGAACCCCTTCTACAGCATCTGGACCACCGAGGTGGGCACAGAGCTGGCT ATGGCCTTTATTATAGTCGCAGGGATCTGCCTGTGCCtctattttctcttcctgtgttTCATGGTCTTCCAAGTGTTCAGAAACATCAGTGGGAAGCAGTCGAGCCTCCCTGCCATGAGCAAGGCTCGCCGCCTTCACTACGAG GGGCTGATTTTTAGGTTCAAGTTCCTGATGCTCATCACCTTGGCCTGTGCAGCCATGACCGTCATCTTCTTCATCGTGAGCCAG GTGACAGAAGGCCACTGGAAGTGGGGGGACATCACGATCCAGGTGAACAGCGCCTTCTTTACCGGCATCTATGGGATGTGGAATCTCTACGTGTTCGCCCTCATGTTCCTGTACGCGCCATCCCACAAGAACTACGGCGAAGACCAGTCCAATG GTGACCTGGGGGTGAACagcggggaggagctgcagctcaccaccaccatcacccACGTGGATGGGCCCACAGAGGTCTACAAGCTGGCtcgaaaggaggctcaggagtgA